One genomic segment of Hymenobacter psoromatis includes these proteins:
- a CDS encoding aldo/keto reductase translates to MDYQQVGSSEVRMSRITFGSWAAGGWMWGGTEQNDAVGAIHAAYDLGVTSIDTAPVYGMGLSEQIVGEAIKGLPRDKVQILTKFGMRWDEAKGDFAMKTKDNQGRDLDVYKYASRDSVIRECEESLKRLGTDYIDLYQQHWPDVTTPISETMEAVQRLMEQGKVRAAGVSNYSVAQMEEAGKTLKLASNQVPFSMLRRDIEKEVVPYTQQHDLGILVYSPMQLGLLTGKIKPGQHFDASDLRSTNRLFKPEAVTKVNAFLQKIRPLAETKNATLGQLVLAWTLAQPGITVALVGARNPEQAAQNAKAIDVKLSAEEVDFINKQLAQVQLG, encoded by the coding sequence ATGGATTATCAACAAGTAGGCTCCTCCGAGGTGCGCATGTCGCGCATTACGTTTGGCAGCTGGGCGGCCGGCGGCTGGATGTGGGGCGGCACCGAGCAGAACGATGCCGTGGGGGCCATCCACGCGGCCTACGACCTGGGCGTAACCAGTATCGACACCGCGCCGGTGTACGGCATGGGCCTGAGCGAGCAAATCGTGGGCGAAGCCATTAAGGGCCTGCCGCGCGATAAGGTGCAAATTCTGACTAAGTTCGGGATGCGCTGGGACGAGGCCAAGGGCGACTTCGCCATGAAAACCAAGGACAACCAGGGCCGCGACCTCGACGTGTACAAGTACGCCAGCCGCGACAGCGTTATCCGAGAGTGCGAAGAAAGCCTGAAGCGCCTGGGCACCGATTACATCGACCTCTACCAGCAGCACTGGCCCGACGTGACTACCCCCATCAGCGAGACGATGGAGGCCGTGCAGCGCCTAATGGAACAGGGCAAGGTGCGGGCGGCGGGCGTCAGCAACTACTCGGTGGCCCAAATGGAAGAGGCCGGGAAAACGCTGAAGCTGGCTTCCAACCAGGTGCCCTTCAGTATGTTGCGCCGCGATATTGAAAAGGAGGTAGTGCCTTATACGCAGCAGCACGACCTGGGCATTTTGGTGTACAGCCCCATGCAGCTGGGCCTGCTGACCGGAAAAATCAAGCCCGGCCAGCACTTCGATGCCAGCGACCTGCGCAGCACTAACCGCCTGTTCAAGCCCGAGGCGGTGACCAAAGTCAACGCATTTCTGCAGAAAATCCGGCCCCTGGCCGAAACCAAAAACGCTACCCTCGGCCAGCTCGTGCTGGCCTGGACGCTGGCGCAGCCCGGCATCACGGTGGCGCTGGTGGGTGCCCGCAACCCCGAGCAAGCCGCCCAAAACGCCAAGGCGATAGACGTGAAGCTCAGCGCCGAAGAGGTTGATTTTATCAATAAGCAACTGGCGCAGGTGCAGCTGGGGTAA
- the proB gene encoding glutamate 5-kinase, whose translation MPLPYRRLVVKIGSNVLTQPNGLPDEARMAQLVSQIVALKRQGREIILVSSGAVAAGRSLITLPPRADAVRSRQLLAAVGQVKLLSLYAALLAPHGLLGAQVLVTKEDFRDRQHYLNMRNCFQELLQQNVIPIVNENDVISVTELMFTDNDELAGLVASMLDADALLILSNVDGIFDGDPSRPEARVIRHIAPHDTGFAEFITATRSQFGRGGMLTKCSIAHKVAGLGISVHIANGKTPDILPNILNESAVNTWFQPSKKASGTKKWLAHAQAAQATVHVNAGARAALLAPGQATSLLPVGVVRIEGEFQKGDLVRLVDEAGHTLGLGLAEYGADKARERLGQHGQRPLVHYDYLFLTENVG comes from the coding sequence ATGCCGCTACCCTACCGTCGCCTCGTTGTCAAAATCGGTTCCAATGTGCTCACGCAGCCCAACGGCCTGCCCGATGAGGCGCGCATGGCCCAGCTGGTGAGCCAGATAGTGGCCCTCAAGCGCCAGGGCCGGGAAATTATCCTGGTATCGTCGGGGGCGGTGGCGGCGGGGCGCAGCCTCATCACCCTACCCCCCCGCGCCGATGCCGTGCGCAGCCGCCAGCTGCTGGCTGCCGTGGGCCAGGTAAAATTGCTGAGCCTGTATGCCGCGCTGCTGGCCCCGCACGGCCTACTGGGCGCGCAGGTGCTGGTGACCAAGGAAGATTTTCGCGACCGCCAGCACTACCTGAACATGCGCAACTGCTTTCAGGAATTGCTCCAGCAAAACGTCATTCCCATTGTGAATGAGAACGATGTGATTTCGGTGACGGAGCTGATGTTTACTGACAACGACGAGCTGGCCGGCCTGGTCGCCAGTATGCTCGATGCCGACGCGCTGCTGATTCTGAGCAACGTGGACGGCATTTTCGACGGCGACCCCAGCCGGCCCGAGGCGCGGGTGATTCGCCATATCGCGCCGCACGACACGGGCTTCGCGGAGTTTATCACGGCCACGCGCTCGCAGTTTGGGCGCGGGGGCATGCTCACCAAATGCTCCATTGCCCACAAGGTGGCCGGGCTGGGCATCAGCGTGCACATCGCCAATGGCAAAACGCCCGATATTCTGCCCAACATCTTGAATGAGAGCGCGGTGAATACCTGGTTTCAGCCCAGCAAAAAGGCATCGGGCACCAAGAAGTGGCTAGCCCACGCCCAGGCCGCGCAGGCCACGGTACACGTAAACGCCGGGGCGCGGGCGGCGCTGCTGGCCCCCGGCCAGGCCACCAGCCTGCTGCCGGTGGGGGTCGTGCGCATCGAAGGCGAGTTCCAGAAAGGTGACCTCGTGCGCCTCGTGGATGAGGCCGGCCACACCTTAGGCCTGGGCCTGGCCGAGTACGGCGCGGATAAGGCCCGTGAGCGCTTAGGCCAACACGGCCAGCGCCCACTGGTGCACTATGATTATCTGTTTCTGACGGAGAATGTGGGGTAA
- a CDS encoding glutamate-5-semialdehyde dehydrogenase, with protein sequence MIDLFRAAQQASRALAAVPAATTDALLRDLADALIAHTDFLISANAQDLARMPAADPRHDRLRLTPARLASMADDLRAVAALPSPLGAKLSEKTLPNGLLLSKVRVPLGVVGIIYEARPNVTIDSLALCLKTGNACLLKGGSDAAASNAALIEVAGPVLLRHGLPLAAATLLPPERAATEALLRAVGLVDVVIPRGSQGLINYVRENARVPVIETGAGVVHTYFDETGHLAQGAAIIANAKTRRVSVCNSLDCLLINESRLADLPALVAPLAAAQVQLFADAPALAALAGAYPPELLAPATDEHFGTEFLDYKLAIKTVTDLDAALDHIARYGSRHSEAIISENQAHIDTFLQSVDAAAVYANASTAFTDGGQFGLGAEIGISTQKLHARGPMGLEELTSYKWLVRGNGQVRGG encoded by the coding sequence ATGATTGACCTTTTCCGAGCCGCACAACAGGCCAGCCGCGCGCTGGCCGCGGTGCCCGCCGCCACTACCGATGCCCTGCTGCGTGACCTGGCCGACGCGCTAATTGCCCATACTGACTTTCTTATCAGCGCCAACGCCCAGGACCTGGCCCGGATGCCCGCCGCCGACCCGCGCCACGACCGCCTGCGCCTCACGCCCGCGCGCCTGGCCAGCATGGCCGATGACCTGCGCGCCGTGGCCGCCCTACCCTCCCCGCTGGGCGCGAAGCTGAGCGAGAAGACCCTGCCCAACGGCCTGCTGCTGAGTAAAGTGCGCGTGCCGCTGGGCGTGGTGGGCATCATCTACGAGGCGCGGCCCAACGTGACCATCGACAGCCTGGCGCTGTGCCTGAAAACCGGCAATGCCTGCCTGCTCAAGGGCGGCTCCGACGCGGCGGCCTCCAACGCGGCGCTTATCGAGGTGGCCGGGCCGGTGCTGCTGCGCCACGGCCTGCCGCTGGCCGCCGCCACCCTGCTACCCCCCGAGCGCGCCGCTACCGAAGCGCTGCTGCGGGCCGTGGGCCTGGTTGATGTGGTGATTCCGCGGGGTAGCCAGGGCTTGATAAACTACGTGCGGGAAAATGCCCGCGTGCCCGTTATCGAAACCGGGGCCGGCGTGGTGCACACGTATTTCGACGAAACCGGCCATCTGGCCCAGGGTGCGGCCATCATCGCCAATGCCAAGACGCGCCGCGTGAGCGTTTGCAATTCGCTTGATTGTCTGTTAATTAACGAAAGCCGACTGGCTGACCTGCCCGCCTTAGTTGCGCCGCTGGCCGCCGCCCAGGTGCAGCTATTCGCCGACGCGCCGGCCCTGGCGGCGCTGGCCGGGGCCTACCCCCCCGAATTGCTGGCACCGGCCACCGACGAGCACTTCGGCACCGAGTTTCTGGATTATAAATTGGCCATCAAGACCGTGACCGACCTCGATGCAGCCCTCGACCACATTGCCCGCTACGGCTCGCGCCACAGCGAAGCCATTATTTCGGAAAACCAAGCTCACATTGATACCTTTTTGCAAAGTGTGGATGCGGCGGCCGTGTATGCCAACGCCTCCACGGCCTTCACCGACGGGGGGCAGTTTGGGCTGGGGGCCGAAATTGGCATCAGCACTCAGAAGCTGCACGCCCGCGGCCCGATGGGCCTCGAAGAGCTAACCAGCTACAAGTGGCTGGTGCGCGGCAACGGGCAGGTGCGAGGGGGGTAG